One Pseudodesulfovibrio cashew DNA window includes the following coding sequences:
- a CDS encoding ABC transporter permease — MFEEAIIPLDQWVSAGVDWLVDYHREFFQTLKWPVEQLLNGFEHGLNALHPGIIIAVVCLAAWRFSGKRLAVFSLAAMLLVGFLGLWEETMITLAMVLSSVVICTLFGVPLGILSGRSDRFEAGLRPVLDAMQTTPAFVYLVPIVMLFSVGNVAGVLATIIFALPPIIRLTGLGIRQVHPELVEAAQAFGATRWQVLVKVQIPLAMPTILAGLNQTIMMALSMVVIAALIGAGGLGSPVILGLNTLDIGRAVVGGVGIVLMAIVLDRITQSMAQKK; from the coding sequence ATGTTTGAAGAAGCGATCATTCCTCTGGATCAATGGGTTTCCGCTGGAGTCGACTGGCTGGTGGATTACCACCGGGAATTTTTCCAGACCCTCAAGTGGCCGGTGGAGCAGTTGCTCAACGGCTTTGAACACGGGCTCAACGCCCTGCACCCGGGCATTATCATTGCTGTGGTCTGCCTGGCCGCATGGCGTTTTTCCGGCAAGCGACTGGCCGTCTTCTCTCTGGCCGCCATGCTCCTGGTAGGCTTCCTCGGGCTCTGGGAAGAGACCATGATCACCTTGGCCATGGTCCTGTCCTCAGTGGTCATCTGCACCCTGTTCGGCGTGCCGCTTGGCATCCTGTCCGGCCGAAGCGATCGCTTCGAGGCAGGCCTCAGGCCCGTGCTCGACGCCATGCAGACCACCCCTGCCTTCGTTTATCTCGTGCCCATCGTCATGCTCTTTTCCGTGGGCAACGTGGCAGGCGTTCTGGCCACCATCATCTTCGCCCTGCCGCCCATCATCCGCCTTACAGGCTTGGGCATTCGCCAGGTGCACCCCGAACTGGTGGAGGCGGCGCAGGCCTTCGGCGCCACCCGCTGGCAGGTGCTCGTCAAGGTTCAGATCCCGCTGGCCATGCCGACCATCCTCGCCGGACTCAACCAGACCATCATGATGGCCCTGTCCATGGTCGTCATCGCCGCGCTCATCGGCGCGGGCGGACTCGGCTCACCGGTTATCCTCGGCCTGAACACCCTGGACATCGGGCGTGCCGTGGTAGGCGGCGTGGGCATCGTGCTCATGGCCAT
- the proV gene encoding glycine betaine/L-proline ABC transporter ATP-binding protein ProV — protein sequence MEKIRVENLYKIFGPKPKLGLSMLRKGLDKSEVLEKTGMTVGVDNASFSIESGEIFVIMGLSGSGKSTMVRMLNRLIEPTAGKVLVNGEDVTAMSPQELVKFRLHNMSMVFQSFALMPHQTVLNNAAFGLELAGIDKTTRYERAREALAQVGLAGWEDQYPSQLSGGMRQRVGLARGLAVDPEILLMDEAFSALDPLIRTEMQDELLKLQEEHQRTIVFISHDLDEALRIGDRIAIMEGGKVVQVGTPDEILQNPANDYVRAFFRGVDPTGVISAGDIARDTHPTIVLSKEGSLRTAHEILSGSEREHGYVLDTRRHFLGIVSSEGIRNGLEANVPDKPLSQAFLPEVSPVKADDSMQDILPLVASATWPVPVVDENNVYRGVVSKNRFLHTLHKAETNLEIDGGEE from the coding sequence ATGGAAAAAATTCGCGTAGAAAACCTCTATAAAATTTTCGGCCCCAAGCCGAAATTGGGCCTGTCCATGCTCCGGAAAGGACTCGACAAGTCCGAAGTGCTCGAGAAAACGGGCATGACTGTCGGCGTTGACAACGCCTCCTTTTCTATCGAGTCCGGTGAAATTTTCGTTATCATGGGCCTCTCCGGTTCCGGAAAGTCGACCATGGTCCGCATGCTCAACCGACTCATCGAACCCACGGCTGGCAAAGTCCTGGTCAACGGCGAGGACGTCACCGCCATGTCGCCGCAGGAACTGGTCAAATTCCGACTGCACAACATGAGCATGGTCTTTCAGTCCTTCGCCCTCATGCCGCACCAGACAGTACTCAACAACGCGGCCTTCGGCCTGGAATTGGCAGGCATAGACAAGACCACACGCTATGAACGGGCGAGGGAAGCCCTGGCCCAGGTCGGCCTGGCGGGATGGGAGGACCAGTATCCGTCCCAGCTCTCCGGCGGCATGCGGCAACGCGTGGGCCTGGCCAGAGGACTGGCCGTGGACCCGGAAATCCTGCTCATGGACGAAGCGTTCTCCGCGCTGGACCCGCTCATCCGGACGGAAATGCAGGATGAACTGCTCAAGCTCCAGGAGGAGCACCAGCGAACCATCGTCTTCATCTCCCACGATCTGGATGAAGCCCTGCGCATAGGCGACCGCATCGCCATCATGGAAGGCGGCAAGGTCGTCCAGGTGGGCACCCCGGACGAAATCCTCCAGAATCCGGCCAACGACTATGTTCGCGCATTTTTCCGCGGCGTGGACCCCACGGGCGTCATCTCCGCAGGAGACATCGCCCGCGACACTCACCCGACCATCGTCCTGTCCAAGGAGGGCAGCCTCCGCACCGCTCATGAAATCCTGAGCGGCAGCGAGCGGGAGCACGGATACGTGCTCGACACCAGACGCCACTTCCTCGGCATCGTGTCCTCCGAGGGCATCCGCAACGGTCTGGAAGCCAACGTGCCCGACAAGCCGCTGAGCCAGGCCTTCCTGCCCGAGGTCTCGCCGGTGAAGGCAGACGATTCCATGCAGGACATCCTGCCCTTGGTCGCCTCGGCCACCTGGCCCGTGCCGGTGGTGGACGAAAACAACGTCTACAGGGGAGTGGTTTCCAAAAACAGATTCCTGCACACCCTGCACAAGGCGGAAACAAACCTGGAAATCGACGGGGGTGAAGAATAA
- a CDS encoding GGDEF domain-containing protein: MVLFVRNLLTKLSIYSYEKKAEIQREVTKELAKRDFSPEHFDQVVAMLDMYIMQNIGTVELEDALAQEKRSAVQLLNEMDEIINSMHGTTERQQRRLDAFKEHTVGVIQSNSDKSVIVAKVREMFTELIVEFKEEARELQAKAEMLERTANFDPLLTELHNRRALDAFLNQAVREQAEGEGTLSMMMIDVDFFKRVNDTHGHQAGDDLLRALARILTAHATLYQGFTARYGGEELALVVKNMDQTIAAIKAEAIRAGVESYDFRIRTDGKLSSRVDFTVSIGVAQWREGWDAGKLVSAADAALYEAKNSGRNKVCEYTGS; this comes from the coding sequence GTGGTTTTATTTGTTCGCAACCTGCTGACCAAGCTTTCCATCTACTCCTATGAGAAGAAAGCCGAGATCCAGCGCGAAGTGACCAAGGAGCTGGCCAAGCGCGACTTTTCACCGGAGCATTTTGACCAAGTTGTCGCCATGCTCGACATGTATATCATGCAGAACATAGGCACTGTTGAGCTGGAGGATGCGCTGGCGCAGGAAAAGCGTTCGGCCGTCCAGTTGCTCAATGAAATGGATGAGATCATCAATTCCATGCATGGCACCACGGAACGCCAGCAGCGAAGGCTTGACGCTTTCAAGGAGCATACCGTGGGGGTCATCCAGTCCAACTCGGACAAGTCGGTGATCGTGGCCAAGGTGCGGGAGATGTTCACCGAGCTGATCGTGGAGTTCAAGGAAGAGGCCCGGGAGCTTCAGGCCAAGGCTGAAATGCTGGAACGCACGGCCAATTTCGATCCGCTGCTCACCGAATTGCACAACCGGCGCGCCCTGGACGCCTTTCTCAACCAGGCCGTACGGGAGCAGGCCGAGGGAGAGGGGACGCTGTCCATGATGATGATCGACGTGGACTTCTTCAAGCGGGTCAACGACACCCATGGGCACCAGGCCGGCGACGACCTGCTGCGCGCCCTGGCCAGAATCCTGACAGCACACGCCACCCTGTATCAGGGGTTCACGGCCCGCTATGGCGGCGAGGAGCTGGCCCTGGTGGTCAAAAACATGGATCAGACCATCGCCGCCATCAAGGCCGAGGCCATCCGGGCCGGGGTGGAGAGTTACGATTTTCGCATCCGCACCGACGGCAAGTTGTCCAGCCGGGTCGACTTCACAGTTTCCATCGGCGTCGCGCAGTGGCGCGAGGGATGGGATGCTGGGAAGCTCGTCAGCGCCGCAGATGCCGCGCTGTACGAGGCCAAGAACTCCGGCCGGAACAAGGTCTGCGAATACACGGGGAGCTAG
- a CDS encoding competence protein ComEC produces MTVSWISDPVFWLFALPALAVSGLLAQMVLSLFSCCAAFTLRGRRVHLKWWMIPTTSACCALLWGVAALVAMLR; encoded by the coding sequence GTGACCGTTTCCTGGATTTCAGACCCCGTCTTTTGGCTCTTCGCCCTTCCGGCCTTGGCCGTATCCGGCCTGCTCGCCCAGATGGTACTCAGCCTCTTCTCCTGCTGCGCCGCCTTCACCTTGCGAGGCAGGCGGGTCCACCTCAAATGGTGGATGATCCCGACCACTTCGGCATGCTGCGCCCTGCTCTGGGGCGTGGCCGCCCTCGTGGCCATGCTCCGGTAG
- a CDS encoding DNA integrity scanning protein DisA nucleotide-binding domain protein, with the protein MSSSSFENICISHILDGLRDGLTHFSQPSRVALIYAVEAGSPPRICDPLGLLEGHQPKLRDFYLYSNKWRGKDINHNEIHVIENAGDGLDMAGIISLEAHSRFMRYQAWFTDEHPDMCSVGPTKRWLEYAAGLLSQNFATCDVQNLDTAGFVLQHCGTHAVRDFIVDERSRQGWLDTRIRIYPFLDAVLGVSETQEEGEWPRGRVVVVEPSQLDTVRFVCRFPETEQPRIQDTKHVRKLLQAVEESGRVLVSDGQRILGVAIGPMPGSYLAAQFSGRHGFLWLRDALICTFYEGRFHSSNLRANLVQLEEQLLETDMSMADQHTLMQIVSLMVNRVRDRKHGCTLVIDTSHDRLTMSGQHFEKPLDLQESSQLKLACSLAKLDGALHVGRDLKLHGFGCLMDGRCVPGENRARGARFNSALRFTAEHEDIVVVVVSADRPVSIIKNGVELTAACHFQHIGRLKRPPLLAEWIMA; encoded by the coding sequence ATGAGTTCGTCATCCTTTGAGAATATTTGTATTTCGCACATCCTGGACGGCCTCCGGGATGGTCTCACCCACTTTTCTCAACCCAGCCGGGTGGCGCTTATCTACGCCGTGGAAGCGGGTTCCCCGCCGCGCATCTGCGACCCGCTCGGTCTCCTGGAGGGCCACCAGCCCAAACTGCGCGACTTCTACCTCTATTCCAACAAGTGGCGCGGCAAGGACATCAACCACAACGAAATCCACGTCATTGAAAACGCAGGCGATGGCCTGGACATGGCGGGCATCATCTCCCTGGAAGCCCACTCCAGGTTCATGCGGTATCAGGCCTGGTTCACCGACGAGCACCCGGACATGTGCTCCGTGGGGCCCACCAAACGCTGGCTGGAATACGCCGCAGGACTCCTCTCCCAGAATTTCGCCACGTGTGACGTGCAGAACCTGGACACCGCCGGGTTCGTGCTCCAGCACTGTGGTACCCATGCCGTGCGCGACTTCATCGTGGACGAACGCTCCCGCCAGGGTTGGCTGGATACCCGAATCCGCATCTACCCCTTCCTGGACGCTGTCCTCGGGGTCTCCGAGACCCAGGAGGAGGGCGAGTGGCCGCGCGGCCGCGTGGTCGTAGTCGAGCCAAGCCAACTGGATACGGTGCGTTTCGTCTGCCGCTTCCCCGAGACCGAGCAGCCGCGCATCCAGGACACCAAGCACGTCCGCAAGCTGTTGCAGGCCGTGGAGGAATCCGGACGAGTGCTGGTCTCTGACGGGCAACGCATCCTCGGTGTAGCCATCGGGCCCATGCCCGGCTCCTACCTGGCCGCCCAGTTCAGCGGACGCCACGGCTTTCTCTGGCTCCGGGACGCGCTCATCTGCACCTTTTACGAGGGCCGGTTCCACTCCTCCAACCTGCGGGCCAACCTGGTCCAACTGGAGGAGCAGCTCCTGGAAACCGACATGAGCATGGCGGACCAGCACACGCTCATGCAGATCGTCTCGCTGATGGTCAACCGCGTGCGCGACCGCAAGCACGGCTGCACCCTGGTCATCGACACCAGCCACGACCGCCTGACCATGTCAGGTCAGCACTTCGAGAAGCCGCTGGACCTTCAGGAGTCCAGCCAGCTCAAGCTCGCCTGCTCCCTGGCCAAGCTCGATGGCGCGCTGCACGTGGGCCGCGACCTCAAGCTGCACGGCTTCGGCTGCCTCATGGACGGACGGTGCGTGCCGGGTGAAAACCGGGCGCGCGGCGCGCGCTTCAACTCCGCCCTGCGCTTTACGGCGGAACATGAGGACATCGTCGTGGTGGTGGTCTCTGCGGACAGACCGGTCTCCATCATCAAGAATGGCGTGGAGTTGACTGCGGCCTGTCATTTCCAACACATCGGCAGGCTGAAACGGCCTCCTCTCCTGGCCGAATGGATCATGGCCTGA
- a CDS encoding DUF429 domain-containing protein codes for MNFVGVDGCRGGWLSCRVEGREAVFAVRPDFEAVWREHGDARLLLVDIPIGLPGRLHAARKADAEARRVLGKRHSCVFSPGVRELAGCVTYSEACKANRKLTGKKISKQYWNIKNKVESVDSFLCATPSALRIVREAHPEVLFSLAGGGVSLPNKRTRDGQEARLAILQKFIMNIEGIVKEFLQKSPRSTFGTDDALDAAILAVAAQESRGKLRSLPDPPEQDDLGLPMAIWYHDFSSAP; via the coding sequence ATGAACTTTGTTGGAGTGGATGGATGCCGAGGCGGGTGGCTGTCATGTCGTGTTGAGGGCCGGGAGGCGGTGTTTGCCGTGCGCCCGGATTTCGAAGCGGTGTGGCGGGAACACGGCGACGCCCGGTTGCTTCTCGTGGACATCCCCATCGGCCTGCCGGGCAGGCTGCATGCCGCGCGCAAGGCCGATGCCGAGGCGCGGCGAGTTTTGGGAAAAAGGCATTCCTGCGTGTTCTCTCCCGGGGTGCGCGAACTCGCTGGATGCGTTACATACAGCGAGGCTTGCAAGGCTAACCGGAAGCTTACCGGTAAGAAGATAAGCAAGCAATATTGGAATATTAAAAATAAGGTTGAGAGCGTCGATTCCTTTTTGTGCGCCACCCCGAGCGCGTTACGGATTGTCCGGGAGGCTCACCCCGAGGTCCTGTTTTCTCTTGCAGGAGGCGGTGTTTCCCTGCCCAACAAGCGGACACGGGACGGACAGGAGGCACGGTTGGCCATCCTGCAAAAATTCATAATGAATATTGAAGGGATAGTGAAAGAATTTCTGCAAAAGTCTCCGAGGAGTACGTTTGGCACGGACGATGCCCTCGATGCGGCCATCCTCGCGGTGGCTGCGCAGGAGAGTAGGGGAAAGCTGCGCTCTCTGCCGGATCCGCCCGAACAGGACGACCTCGGCCTGCCCATGGCCATCTGGTATCACGATTTTTCTTCAGCCCCATGA
- a CDS encoding ChaN family lipoprotein: MQCNFRNPILAPGRVLTLLALALALGACARHVEHPPLEVTFLPQRGDFLSNGGDQLSLEEITAMAKGKDYILIGEGHTNGCDHNIQQRVLAALAASDAPPAVGLEMVSVDMQPVLNDFCKGQVEVDGLEEELQWSTRWGYPFSLFRGLFELAQRHSLPVAGLNVPTQVTRKIAREGMDALTDEERAFLPSEIVPPSNDQVAFLDEVFAQHEARNAADPVQRERFHLVQSIWDSKMAEEAVRLRKQYEWPVLVIAGGGHVENGWGIARRIRRFDPGARILIIMPWRGGEFDGKSGDALFYCPESYESRMGALLTATGYGGLLVERVQRESRADKAGLRPGDVLLEAGGVQLDHLFDLHMAGFKVHEKNAELVFTVRRGRESFPVSVGKLGQRSPGSASAKHPASGPVDKKNDTGKEDK, translated from the coding sequence ATGCAATGCAACTTTCGAAATCCGATCCTCGCCCCAGGGCGCGTCCTGACGCTTCTGGCCCTTGCCCTGGCCCTGGGAGCCTGCGCCAGGCACGTGGAGCACCCGCCCCTTGAGGTGACCTTCCTGCCCCAGCGCGGTGATTTTCTCTCCAACGGGGGTGATCAACTCTCCCTGGAAGAGATCACAGCAATGGCAAAGGGTAAGGACTACATCCTCATCGGCGAAGGGCACACCAACGGCTGTGACCACAATATACAGCAACGCGTTCTCGCCGCCCTGGCCGCCTCGGATGCGCCGCCGGCGGTGGGCCTTGAGATGGTGAGCGTGGACATGCAGCCCGTGCTCAACGATTTCTGCAAGGGACAGGTGGAAGTGGATGGCCTGGAGGAGGAACTGCAATGGAGCACAAGGTGGGGATACCCGTTTTCCCTGTTCCGGGGGCTGTTTGAGCTCGCTCAGCGCCACAGTCTGCCGGTGGCAGGGCTCAATGTTCCCACCCAGGTGACGCGCAAGATCGCGCGGGAGGGCATGGACGCCCTGACCGACGAGGAGCGGGCCTTTCTTCCGTCCGAAATCGTGCCTCCTTCCAATGACCAGGTGGCGTTTCTCGATGAAGTCTTTGCTCAGCACGAGGCTCGGAATGCCGCAGACCCGGTCCAGCGGGAGCGGTTTCACCTGGTCCAGTCCATCTGGGACTCGAAGATGGCCGAGGAAGCGGTCCGGCTTCGCAAGCAATACGAGTGGCCCGTGCTGGTCATCGCCGGGGGCGGCCACGTGGAGAACGGCTGGGGCATTGCCCGGCGCATCCGCCGTTTTGATCCCGGTGCCCGCATCTTGATTATCATGCCGTGGCGTGGCGGCGAGTTCGACGGCAAGAGCGGCGACGCACTGTTCTATTGTCCGGAAAGCTATGAATCCCGCATGGGTGCATTGCTCACGGCTACAGGCTACGGCGGGCTGCTGGTGGAGCGGGTCCAGCGGGAATCCCGTGCGGACAAGGCCGGGTTGCGGCCCGGCGACGTGCTGCTCGAGGCGGGCGGTGTGCAGTTGGACCATCTCTTTGACCTGCACATGGCAGGGTTCAAGGTGCATGAAAAGAACGCGGAATTGGTTTTCACGGTCCGGCGCGGGAGAGAGTCCTTTCCCGTGAGCGTGGGCAAGCTGGGACAGCGCAGTCCCGGTTCCGCTTCGGCCAAGCATCCGGCATCCGGCCCTGTCGATAAGAAAAATGATACTGGAAAGGAAGACAAGTAA
- a CDS encoding acyloxyacyl hydrolase has protein sequence MKRVFLMLVAALVLCTASTALAEGDSILSEIRGGIYAHDISFWSFHREDGPDVNAELLFVSPEFLKVLWAPRPHVGVTINTAGDTSHAYGGLTWEYDLPAGFFVDGSLGLSAHNGHLDTDNSKRKSLGSPVLFRVGAALGYNFTERWNVSVQYEHMSNAYIANPNEGMDNVGLRLGYRF, from the coding sequence ATGAAACGGGTATTCTTGATGTTGGTTGCGGCGTTGGTGCTCTGCACGGCGTCCACGGCACTGGCCGAGGGCGACTCAATTCTGTCCGAGATCCGGGGCGGCATCTACGCGCATGACATCAGCTTCTGGAGCTTTCACCGTGAGGACGGGCCCGACGTCAACGCGGAGCTGCTTTTCGTCTCCCCCGAATTCCTCAAGGTGTTGTGGGCTCCGCGTCCCCACGTCGGCGTGACCATCAACACCGCGGGCGACACCTCCCACGCCTACGGCGGCCTGACCTGGGAATACGACCTGCCTGCCGGATTCTTCGTGGACGGCAGCCTCGGCCTCTCCGCGCACAACGGCCACCTCGACACAGACAACAGCAAGCGCAAGTCTCTGGGCTCGCCCGTGCTCTTCCGCGTGGGCGCCGCGCTCGGTTACAACTTTACGGAAAGGTGGAACGTCTCCGTTCAGTACGAACACATGTCCAACGCCTACATCGCCAACCCCAACGAGGGGATGGACAACGTGGGGTTGCGTCTGGGCTACCGTTTCTAG
- the mutM gene encoding bifunctional DNA-formamidopyrimidine glycosylase/DNA-(apurinic or apyrimidinic site) lyase, translating into MPELPEVEVIARGLNATLCGRTIRSVDHLDLTRQSDPAEVLCSRLPGRTVVRVYRRAKVLLVELSDGVTLAFHLKMTGRVVHGPMRKPGRHDRLFLALDDGSLLSFADMRRFGYVRAMTAGELAEWGFLLRCGPEPLETAPEVLADRIAGRKSAIKALLLNQSVVAGVGNIYADESLYRAGIHPQARADRLSRGRALKLFTELQAVLRQAISENGSSIRDYVNASGDAGAFQNSFNVYGKGGGKCPECGAPLQTEKVAGRTSTFCPRCQKR; encoded by the coding sequence ATGCCTGAACTGCCCGAAGTGGAAGTCATCGCCCGGGGCCTCAACGCCACCCTGTGCGGACGGACCATCCGTTCCGTGGACCACCTGGACCTCACCCGCCAGAGCGATCCGGCGGAGGTGCTCTGTTCCCGTCTGCCGGGCCGGACCGTTGTGCGCGTCTACCGCCGGGCCAAGGTCTTGCTGGTGGAGCTCTCGGATGGCGTGACCCTGGCCTTTCATCTAAAGATGACCGGACGGGTCGTGCACGGTCCCATGCGGAAGCCGGGCAGGCATGACCGACTGTTCCTGGCGCTGGACGACGGTTCGCTGCTCTCCTTTGCGGACATGCGGCGGTTCGGCTATGTGCGCGCCATGACGGCAGGTGAGCTGGCGGAGTGGGGTTTTTTGCTGCGTTGCGGCCCGGAGCCGCTGGAGACCGCACCAGAGGTGCTGGCCGATCGCATCGCCGGGCGGAAGTCCGCCATCAAGGCGTTGTTGCTTAACCAGAGCGTGGTGGCGGGTGTGGGCAACATTTATGCGGATGAGTCCCTGTACCGGGCGGGCATCCACCCGCAGGCCAGGGCGGACCGCCTCAGCCGGGGGCGCGCCTTGAAGCTCTTTACGGAACTCCAGGCGGTGCTGCGCCAGGCCATTAGCGAGAACGGCAGTTCCATCCGCGATTACGTCAACGCCAGCGGTGACGCCGGAGCGTTCCAGAACAGCTTCAACGTGTACGGCAAGGGCGGCGGCAAGTGCCCGGAGTGTGGCGCGCCATTACAGACCGAAAAGGTGGCCGGTCGAACTTCCACCTTCTGTCCTCGTTGCCAGAAGCGGTAG
- the murJ gene encoding murein biosynthesis integral membrane protein MurJ yields the protein MNKHGKAIASNAAVVAGATLISRILGFVRDVIVAFALGAGLFADAFFVAFRIPNLLRRLFGEGSLTMAFIPVYSRIREEEGEEAAQAMARSAMIWLGVILTGITVLVELLASPLTMAIAPGFTKNPEQFRVTVDLVRICFPYAIFICSVALCMGILNSRNHFLAPALAPTVLNVALIGSALTGYFLGWNVAYAMAWGVLLGGVGQWLLQQPFLRRTGFTWRGAWSWRNKGVARMGLLMLPTVFGAAVYQINILLSTLLASFLPVGSVSYLYYADRLVQFPLGVFGIAVSTAALPSLAKLAARREMEEFDSALSASLGLTLFIALPSAAGLIALASPVIALLFERGAFSPEAVSATASALVAYSAGLPFIALSRPLVAAFYALEDTRTPVKIAAVCLVANVGLGVWLMQPMAHVGLALAVSFSSLLNFVLLFVLLSRKRGGRVMSFASCIKSLVLSAGVGVGAWFTASLHPWWLLLIPGWVVLYIAGGSLLRMEEARLFTAALGSRLRRRREGKA from the coding sequence ATGAACAAGCACGGAAAGGCCATAGCCAGCAACGCCGCCGTTGTGGCGGGAGCGACCCTGATTTCCCGGATACTGGGATTCGTCAGGGACGTCATCGTGGCCTTCGCTTTGGGCGCGGGGCTCTTTGCCGACGCCTTTTTCGTGGCCTTCCGCATTCCCAACCTGCTGCGGCGGCTGTTCGGTGAGGGCTCGCTGACCATGGCCTTCATTCCGGTCTATTCACGTATTCGGGAAGAGGAGGGCGAAGAGGCGGCCCAGGCCATGGCTCGTTCGGCCATGATCTGGCTCGGGGTGATCCTGACGGGCATCACCGTGCTGGTCGAGCTGCTGGCGAGTCCGCTGACCATGGCTATCGCCCCCGGCTTCACCAAGAACCCGGAGCAGTTCCGGGTCACGGTGGATCTGGTCCGCATCTGCTTCCCCTACGCCATCTTTATCTGCTCCGTGGCCCTGTGCATGGGTATCCTTAACTCGCGCAACCATTTCCTGGCCCCGGCCCTGGCCCCCACGGTGCTCAATGTGGCTCTGATCGGCTCGGCCCTGACCGGCTACTTCCTCGGCTGGAACGTGGCCTACGCCATGGCCTGGGGCGTACTGCTCGGCGGCGTGGGCCAGTGGCTGCTGCAACAGCCCTTTTTGCGCCGCACCGGCTTTACCTGGCGCGGCGCGTGGTCCTGGCGCAACAAGGGAGTGGCCCGGATGGGGCTGCTCATGCTGCCTACGGTCTTCGGGGCCGCAGTCTACCAGATCAATATTCTGCTCTCCACGCTCCTGGCCTCGTTCCTGCCAGTGGGCTCGGTCTCCTACCTTTATTACGCGGACAGGCTGGTCCAGTTTCCCCTCGGGGTATTCGGCATCGCGGTTTCCACTGCGGCCCTGCCCAGCCTGGCCAAGCTGGCCGCCCGGCGCGAGATGGAGGAATTCGACTCGGCCCTTTCCGCCTCCCTGGGGCTGACGCTGTTCATCGCTCTGCCGTCCGCTGCCGGACTTATCGCCCTGGCTTCGCCGGTCATCGCATTGCTTTTCGAGCGTGGGGCATTCTCGCCCGAGGCCGTATCAGCCACGGCATCGGCCCTGGTTGCTTACAGCGCGGGGCTGCCCTTCATCGCCCTGTCGCGTCCCCTCGTGGCGGCGTTCTACGCCCTGGAGGACACCCGTACACCGGTGAAGATCGCTGCGGTCTGCCTGGTGGCCAACGTGGGGTTGGGAGTCTGGCTCATGCAGCCCATGGCCCATGTGGGGCTCGCCCTGGCCGTAAGCTTTTCCTCGCTGCTCAACTTCGTGCTGCTGTTCGTCCTGCTCTCGCGCAAGCGGGGCGGCCGGGTCATGTCTTTCGCGTCCTGCATCAAATCACTGGTTCTCAGTGCGGGCGTCGGAGTAGGCGCGTGGTTCACGGCATCCCTGCACCCGTGGTGGCTGCTGCTTATTCCGGGCTGGGTGGTCCTGTATATAGCCGGCGGTTCCCTCTTGCGCATGGAAGAGGCGCGCCTGTTCACCGCCGCGCTCGGTTCGCGGCTGCGCAGGCGCAGGGAGGGCAAGGCGTGA